One window of the Camelina sativa cultivar DH55 chromosome 1, Cs, whole genome shotgun sequence genome contains the following:
- the LOC104766287 gene encoding trihelix transcription factor ASIL2-like isoform X1, whose protein sequence is METTPETHPKPHNQSRSNRLPAGREDWWSEDATATLIEAWGDRYVNLNRGNLRQNDWKEVADAVNASHGNGRPKTDVQCKNRIDTLKKKYKTEKAKPSSAWCFFDRLDFLIGPVVKKPSGGVVKSALMNPNLNPAGSKSTGSSLDDDDDDDDDDDDEDDDDAGDWGFVVRKHRRVEDVDPSEGSAFRELARSILKLGEAFERIEGKKQRMMIELEKQRMEVAKDLELQRMNMLIEMQLELEKSKLGKRRACSALWNLQDKTLVT, encoded by the exons ATGGAGACGACGCCGGAGACTCACCCGAAGCCTCACAACCAGAGCAGATCTAACCGTTTACCGGCGGGGAGAGAGGATTGGTGGAGCGAGGACGCTACAGCGACGTTGATCGAAGCTTGGGGAGATCGTTACGTCAATCTCAACCGTGGCAATCTCAGACAAAACGATTGGAAAGAAGTCGCCGACGCCGTTAACGCTAGCCACGGTAACGGCCGGCCTAAGACCGACGTGCAGTGCAAAAACCGGATCGAtacgttgaagaagaagtacAAGACTGAGAAGGCGAAGCCTTCGTCGGCTTGGTGTTTCTTCGATAGGCTCGATTTCTTGATCGGTCCGGTTGTTAAGAAACCTTCCGGCGGCGTTGTTAAGTCGGCGTTGATGAACCCTAATTTGAATCCTGCTGGATCTAAATCGACGGGAAGCTCTcttgatgatgacgacgacgatgatgatgatgatgacgatgaagatgatgatgatgcggGTGATTGGGGTTTTGTGGTGAGGAAGCATCGTAGAGTTGAAGATGTAGATCCGAGTGAAGGATCGGCCTTTAGGGAGCTGGCGAGATCGATTCTTAAATTAGGAGAAGCTTTTGAAAGAATCGAAGGTAAGAAGCAGAGGATGATGATTGAATTGGAGAAGCAGAGAATGGAAGTTGCAAAGGACCTTGAGTTACAACGAATGAACATGTTGATAGAGATGCAATTGGAGCTTGAGAAGTCAAAACTTGGGAAACGAAGAGCTTGTTCAG CACTCTGGAATCTCCAGGACAAGACTCTTGTGACCTGA
- the LOC104766287 gene encoding trihelix transcription factor ASIL2-like isoform X2, with product METTPETHPKPHNQSRSNRLPAGREDWWSEDATATLIEAWGDRYVNLNRGNLRQNDWKEVADAVNASHGNGRPKTDVQCKNRIDTLKKKYKTEKAKPSSAWCFFDRLDFLIGPVVKKPSGGVVKSALMNPNLNPAGSKSTGSSLDDDDDDDDDDDDEDDDDAGDWGFVVRKHRRVEDVDPSEGSAFRELARSILKLGEAFERIEGKKQRMMIELEKQRMEVAKDLELQRMNMLIEMQLELEKSKLGKRRACSGKKL from the exons ATGGAGACGACGCCGGAGACTCACCCGAAGCCTCACAACCAGAGCAGATCTAACCGTTTACCGGCGGGGAGAGAGGATTGGTGGAGCGAGGACGCTACAGCGACGTTGATCGAAGCTTGGGGAGATCGTTACGTCAATCTCAACCGTGGCAATCTCAGACAAAACGATTGGAAAGAAGTCGCCGACGCCGTTAACGCTAGCCACGGTAACGGCCGGCCTAAGACCGACGTGCAGTGCAAAAACCGGATCGAtacgttgaagaagaagtacAAGACTGAGAAGGCGAAGCCTTCGTCGGCTTGGTGTTTCTTCGATAGGCTCGATTTCTTGATCGGTCCGGTTGTTAAGAAACCTTCCGGCGGCGTTGTTAAGTCGGCGTTGATGAACCCTAATTTGAATCCTGCTGGATCTAAATCGACGGGAAGCTCTcttgatgatgacgacgacgatgatgatgatgatgacgatgaagatgatgatgatgcggGTGATTGGGGTTTTGTGGTGAGGAAGCATCGTAGAGTTGAAGATGTAGATCCGAGTGAAGGATCGGCCTTTAGGGAGCTGGCGAGATCGATTCTTAAATTAGGAGAAGCTTTTGAAAGAATCGAAGGTAAGAAGCAGAGGATGATGATTGAATTGGAGAAGCAGAGAATGGAAGTTGCAAAGGACCTTGAGTTACAACGAATGAACATGTTGATAGAGATGCAATTGGAGCTTGAGAAGTCAAAACTTGGGAAACGAAGAGCTTGTTCAG GTAAGAAGTTGTAG
- the LOC104766428 gene encoding LOB domain-containing protein 21-like isoform X2 codes for MRGHEPRSSSSCAACKLLKRRCTPTCIFAPYFRSSDLITFAKVHKVFGASNVSKLLGEVPEEQRQETVNSLAYEAEVRLKDPVYGCIGAIASLQKKMLELQHDLAVARTRLLAHSGVSNHVSQLDNSPELAAFLDLVPYSDLMLLDGSTSLDAYLYDLGQPPFV; via the exons atgagaGGGCATGAGCCACGATCAAGCTCATCTTGTGCAGCCTGCAAACTCCTGAAGAGACGATGCACACCCACTTGCATTTTCGCTCCTTATTTCCGCTCAAGTGACCTGATAACTTTCGCCAAAGTCCATAAAGTCTTTGGAGCCAGCAACGTCAGTAAGCTTCTCGGTGAGGTCCCTGAAGAACAGAGACAAGAAACCGTCAACTCGTTGGCTTATGAAGCTGAGGTTCGTCTCAAG GATCCTGTTTACGGTTGCATTGGAGCCATAGCTTCTCTGCAGAAGAAGATGCTTGAGCTTCAACATGATCTAGCCGTTGCTCGCACTCGACTACTTGCCCATTCTGGGGTCAGCAACCACGTGTCCCAGTTGGATAATTCTCCTGAGCTCGCTGCTTTTCTCGATCTTGTACCTTACAGTGACTTGATGCTGCTTGATGGGTCTACTAGTCTTGATGCTTACTTGTATGATCTTGGACAGCCTCCTTTTGTATAA
- the LOC104766428 gene encoding LOB domain-containing protein 21-like isoform X1, translated as MRGHEPRSSSSCAACKLLKRRCTPTCIFAPYFRSSDLITFAKVHKVFGASNVSKLLGEVPEEQRQETVNSLAYEAEVRLKDPVYGCIGAIASLQKKMLELQHDLAVARTRLLAHSGVSNHVSQLDNSPELAAFLDLVPYSDLMLLDGSTSLDAYLYDLGQPPFV; from the exons atgagaGGGCATGAGCCACGATCAAGCTCATCTTGTGCAGCCTGCAAACTCCTGAAGAGACGATGCACACCCACTTGCATTTTCGCTCCTTATTTCCGCTCAAGTGACCTGATAACTTTCGCCAAAGTCCATAAAGTCTTTGGAGCCAGCAACGTCAGTAAGCTTCTCGGTGAGGTCCCTGAAGAACAGAGACAAGAAACCGTCAACTCGTTGGCTTATGAAGCTGAGGTTCGTCTCAAGGATCCTGTTTACGGTTGCATTGGAGCCATAGCTTCTCTGCAGAAGAAGATGCTTGAGCTTCAACATGATCTAGCCGTTGCTCGCACTCGACTACTTGCCCATTCTGGG GTCAGCAACCACGTGTCCCAGTTGGATAATTCTCCTGAGCTCGCTGCTTTTCTCGATCTTGTACCTTACAGTGACTTGATGCTGCTTGATGGGTCTACTAGTCTTGATGCTTACTTGTATGATCTTGGACAGCCTCCTTTTGTATAA
- the LOC104704277 gene encoding receptor-like protein 12, producing the protein MKGSWNSTSIIPNITLSFIFLFICYFEDVLAAPPTTRQHFLCRPEQRVALVAFKNESYIGRLSPNCYRKTETWGNNSDCCSWEGVTCNAKSGEVVELDLAGSCLHGPFHSNSSLQNLPFLTTLDFSYNDLTGQIPDSIGNLPHLTSLDLSRNKFSGRIPSSIGNLSYLTTLNLSINNFNGRIPSSIGNLFHLTSLNLRENNLDGEIPSSFGNLKQLTTLEVILNKLSGNFPNVLLNLTGLFGLGISGNRFSGVLPPNITSLSNLGEFYASDNAFSGTIPSSLFTIPSLTVFFSDDNQLNGTLEFGNISSPSNLEYLSLSRNNFKGPIPRSISKFVNLSDLDLSYFDTQGRPVDFSIFSPLRSLQYLYLSYLNTTTTIDLNDIXRVFGCLLPGGNQFQTQRCSSFGDNPIIDLSGNHVSTTNKSSVSNPPSQEIYALQLSGCGITEFPELLRTQHEVAHLDISNNKIEGQVPAWLWILPNLTYVNLSNNTFIGFQTSMKKQGLSSDWKPSLRHFFGFNNNFTGKIPSFICELRSLETLHLSENNFNGSIPPCLGNLKSTLSVLNLRQNNLSGGIPEDIIFESLRSLDVGHNQLVGKLPRSLNRFSTLEVLNVESNRINDTFPFWLGSLQKLQVLVLRSNAFHGPMNQASFPQLRIIDISHNHFDGTLPSEYFSKWTAMSSLEPDEDQSSEKYMRGGSRYYYDSLVLMNKGEEMELVRILKILTAIDFSGNKFEGEIPKSICLLKELRVLNLSNNVFTGSIPSSMGNLKALESLDVSRNKLSGEIPQELGELSFLAYMNFSHNQLSGLLPGGNQFQTQRCSSFGDNPGLVGSSLDKVCRDIHTPPASHQHYETPESEDEDEEEVISWIAAAIGFVPGIVSGLTFGYILVSHKPE; encoded by the exons atgaaaggCTCGTGGAACTCGACGAGTATCATTCCTAATattactctttcttttattttccttttcatttgtTATTTCGAAGACGTGCTTGCGGCTCCTCCTACTACTAGGCAACATTTTTTGTGTCGTCCAGAACAAAGGGTTGCACTTGTCGCTTTCAAAAACGAGTCTTATATTGGGAGGCTTTCTCCTAATTGTTACCGGAAGACGGAGACATGGGGGAATAACAGCGACTGTTGTAGTTGGGAGGGAGTGACGTGCAATGCCAAGTCCGGAGAAGTGGTCGAGCTAGACCTTGCGGGCAGCTGTCTCCATGGCCCGTTTCATTCCAATAGCAGTCTTCAAAACCTTCCTTTTCTAACCACTCTTGACTTTTCATATAACGATCTTACTGGCCAAATCCCAGATTCCATTGGAAACCTTCCTCATCTCACCTCTCTCGACCTTTCGAGAAATAAATTCAGTGGTCGGATTCCATCTTCGATTGGAAACCTTTCTTATCTCACCACTCTCAACCTTTCGATTAATAATTTCAATGGTCGGATTCCATCTTCGATTGGAAACCTTTTTCATCTCACTTCTCTCAACCTTCGGGAAAACAATCTCGATGGTGAAATCCCATCTTCTTTTGGCAATCTAAAGCAGCTGACCACCTTAGAAGTTATTTTGAACAAGCTCAGTGGAAATTTTCCCAATGTACTACTGAACTTGACAGGGTTGTTTGGTTTAGGTATCTCCGGAAATCGGTTCAGTGGTGTGCTTCCTCCTAATATCACTTCACTATCAAACTTGGGAGAGTTTTACGCAAGTGATAACGCTTTCAGTGGAACtatcccttcttctctcttcaccaTTCCTTCTTTGACTGTATTTTTTTCCGATGATAACCAACTCAACGGCACTCTTGAGTTTGGCAATATTTCTTCACCATCTAACCTAGAATATTTATCCCTTAGTAGAAACAACTTCAAAGGGCCAATCCCGAGATCCATTTCCAAATTTGTCAACCTTTCGGATCTTGACCTTTCTTATTTCGACACCCAAGGCCGCCCAGTTGACTTCAGCATCTTCTCGCCTCTCAGGTCTCTCCAATATCTTTACCTATCATATTTGAACACCACCACTACGATTGACTTGAATGATATCTTNAGAGTCTTTGGAT GTCTACTACCAGGAGGCAATCAGTTTCAAACGCAGCGTTGCTCTTCCTTTGGAGATAATCCNATTATAGATCTCTCAGGCAACCATGTTTCAACTACAAACAAAAGTTCAGTTTCAAATCCCCCTTCACAGGAGATATATGCTTTGCAATTATCAGGCTGCGGTATCACCGAGTTTCCAGAGCTCCTAAGAACCCAACATGAAGTGGCGCATCTAGAcatctccaacaacaaaatcgaAGGTCAAGTTCCTGCCTGGCTATGGATTCTACCAAATTTGACATACGTGAATCTTTCCAACAACACTTTCATCGGTTTCCAAACATCAATGAAGAAACAAGGACTATCCTCTGACTGGAAACCATCTTTGAGGCACTTTTTTGGcttcaacaacaacttcacGGGCAAGATTCCTTCTTTCATATGCGAGTTGCGTTCTCTAGAGACTCTCCATTTATCTGAAAACAACTTTAACGGTTCAATCCCTCCTTGTTTGGGAAATCTCAAGAGTACTCTTTCAGTTTTAAACCTTCGGCAGAATAATCTTAGTGGAGGTATTCCAGAGGATATAATATTTGAAAGTCTAAGGTCGCTTGACGTCGGCCATAACCAACTTGTGGGAAAGCTTCCAAGATCTTTGAATCGTTTCTCTACTCTTGAAGTTCTGAACGTGGAAAGCAACAGAATCAACGACACGTTTCCATTCTGGTTGGGTTCTCTACAAAAGCTGCAAGTTCTTGTGCTTCGCTCCAATGCATTCCATGGACCAATGAATCAAGCCTCCTTCCCTCAGTTGCGAATCATCGACATATCACATAATCACTTCGATGGAACTTTGCCATCAGAGTACTTTTCGAAGTGGACTGCTATGTCATCACTTGAGCCCGACGAAGATCAGTCTTCTGAAAAGTACATGAGAGGGGGATCACGCTATTACTATGATTCATTGGTTTTGATGAATAAAGGTGAAGAGATGGAGCTAGTACGTATCTTAAAAATCTTAACAGCAATCGACTTTTCAGGAAACAAATTTGAAGGAGAGATTCCAAAGTCCATCTGTCTATTGAAAGAGCTTCGTGTGCTCAACTTGTCAAACAATGTATTCACTGGCAGCATCCCTTCATCTATGGGGAACCTGAAAGCTCTAGAGTCTTTGGATGTTTCCCGAAACAAGCTTTCAGGAGAAATTCCACAAGAGCTAGGGGAGCTCTCGTTCCTTGCGTACATGAACTTCTCTCATAACCAGCTTTCAGGTCTACTACCAGGAGGCAATCAGTTTCAAACGCAGCGTTGCTCTTCCTTTGGAGATAATCCGGGACTTGTTGGCTCTTCTCTTGACAAAGTTTGCAGAGATATTCACACACCACCAGCATCACATCAACACTATGAAACGCCGGAATCAgaggacgaagatgaagaagaggtgaTTAGTTGGATAGCAGCTGCAATAGGTTTCGTACCTGGTATTGTATCTGGTTTGACGTTTGGATACATATTGGTTTCCCACAAACCAGAGTAG
- the LOC104766113 gene encoding clathrin heavy chain 1 (The sequence of the model RefSeq protein was modified relative to this genomic sequence to represent the inferred CDS: added 219 bases not found in genome assembly) codes for MAAANAPIIMKEVLTLPSIGINQQFITFTNVTMESDKYICVRETAPQNSVVIIDMNMPMQPLRRPITADSALMNPNSRILALKAQVPGTTQDHLQIFNIEAKSKLKSHQMPEQVAFWKWITPKMLGLVTQTSVYHWSIEGDSEPVKMFDRTANLANNQIINYKCSPNEKWLVLIGIAPGSPERPQLVKGNMQLFSVDQQRSQALEAHAASFAQFKVPGNENPSILISFASKSFNAGQITSKLHVIELGAQPGKPSFTKKQADLFFPPDFADDFPVAMQVSHKFHLIYVITKLGLLFVYDLETASAIYRNRISPDPIFLTSEASAAGGFYAINRRGQVLLATVNEATIIPFISGQLNNLELAVNLAKRGNLPGAENLVVQRFQELFAQTKYKEAAELAAESPQGILRTPDTVAKFQSVPVQAGQTPPLLQYFGTLLTRGKLNAYESLELSRLVVNQNKKNLLENWLAEDKLECSEELGDLVKTVDNDLALKIYIKARATPKVVAAFAERREFDKILIYSKQVGYTPDYMFLLQTILRTDPQGAVNFALMMSQMEGGCPVDYNTITDLFLQRNLIREATAFLLDVLKPNLPEHAFLQTKVLEINLVTFPNVADAILANGMFSHYDRPRVAQLCEKAGLYIQSLKHYSELPDIKRVIVNTHAIEPQALVEFFGTLSSEWAMECMKDLLLVNLRGNLQIIVQACKEYCEQLGVESCIKLFEQFKSYEGLYFFLGSYLSMSEDPEIHFKYIEAAAKTGQIKEVERVTRESNFYDAEKTKNFLMEAKLPDARPLINVCDRFGFVPDLTHYLYTNNMLRYIEGYVQKVNPGNAPLVVGQLLDDECPEDFIKGLILSVRSLLPVEPLVEECEKRNRLRLLTQFLEHLVSEGSQDVHVHNALGKIIIDSNNNPEHFLTTNPYYDSKVVGKYCEKRDPTLAVVAYRRGQCDEELINVTNKNSLFKLQARYVVERMDGDLWEKVLTEENEYRRQLIDQVVSTALPESKSPEQVSAAVKAFMTADLPHELIELLEKIVLQNSAFSGNFNLQNLLILTAIKADPSRVMDYINRLDNFDGPAVGEVAVDAQLYEEAFAIFKKFNLNVQAVNVLLDNVRSIERAVEFAFRVEEDSVWSQVAKAQLRDGLVSDAIESFIRADDATQFLEVIRASEDTNVYDDLVRYLLMVRQKVKEPKVDSELIYAYAKIERLGEIEEFILMPNVANLQNVGDRLYDEALYEAAKIIYAFISNWAKLAVTLVKLQQFQGAVDAARKANSAKTWKEVCFACVDAEEFRLAQICGLNIIIQVDDLEEVSEYYQNRGCFNELISLMESGLGLERAHMGIFTELGVLYARYRYEKLMEHIKLFSTRLNIPKLIRACDEQQHWQELTYLYIQYDEFDNAATTVMNHSPEAWEHMQFKDIVAKVANVELYYKAVHFYLQEHPDIINDLLNVLALRLDHTRVVDIMRKAGHLRLIKPYMVAVQSNNVSAVNEALNEIYVEEEDYDRLRESIDLHDSFDQIGLAQKIEKHELVEMRRVAAYIYKKAGRWKQSIALSKKDNMYKDCMETASQSGDHDLAEQLLVYFIEQGKKECFATCLFVCYDLIRPDVALELAWINNMIDFAFPYLLQFIREYSGKVDELIKDKLEAQKEVKAKEQEEKDVMSQQNMYAQLLPLALPAPPMPGMGGGGYGPPPPMGGMPGMPPMPPYGMPPMGGY; via the exons ATGGCGGCAGCTAACGCCCCCATCATCATGAAGGAGGTCCTAACG CTTCCGAGCATTGGGATCAACCAACAATTCATCACTTTCACAAATGTTACTATGGAGTCTGACAAGTACATTTGTGTACGGGAGACTGCACCGCAGAACAGTGTTGTTATTATCGATATGAATATGCCGATGCAGCCTTTAAGGAGACCTATAACTGCTGATTCTGCTCTTATGAACCCAAACTCTAGGATCCTTGCCTTAAAAG CTCAAGTCCCAGGAACTACTCAGGATCATCTACAAATATTTAACATCGAAGCAAAATCAAAGTTGAAATCACATCAGATGCCTGAGCAG GTTGCTTTTTGGAAGTGGATCACACCAAAGATGCTGGGGCTGGTCACACAAACTTCTGTGTATCATTGGTCGATTGAAG GTGATTCTGAGCCAGTTAAGATGTTTGACAGAACGGCCAATTTGGCaaacaatcaaattataaactataagtGCTCTCCTAATGAGAAGTGGTTGGTCTTGATTGGAATTGCTCCTGGCTCTCCTGAG AGACCACAACTGGTCAAGGGAAATATGCAGCTTTTCTCTGTGGATCAACAACGGAGCCAGGCCCTTGAAGCACATGCTGCGTCATTTGCTCAGTTTAAG GTCCCTGGGAATGAAAATCCTTCTATTCTTATATCCTTTGCAAGCAAGAGCTTTAATGCTGGGCAGATAACATCAAAGTTGCATGTCATTGAGCTTGGTGCCCAACCAG GAAAACCATCATTTACTAAAAAGCAGGCAGATCTCTTTTTCCCTCCAGATTTTGCTGATGATTTTCCTGTGGCCATGCAG GTCTCTCACAAGTTTCACTTGATATATGTCATCACCAAGCTTGGCCTGCTGTTTGTGTATGATCTAGAGACAGCTTCTGCTATCTACAGAAATCGGATTAGTCCGGACCCCATTTTCTTAACATCTGAAGCTTCCGCAGCTGGGGGTTTCTATGCCATTAATAGGCGAGGACAAGTTCTTTTGGCAACAGTAAATGAGGCCACCATAATACCTTTTATTAGTGGTCAA TTGAACAATTTGGAGCTTGCTGTCAATCTTGCTAAGAGAGGAAACCTCCCTGGTGCAGAAAATCTG GTTGTCCAGCGGTTCCAAGAGTTATTTGCTCAAACAAAGTACAAGGAGGCTGCCGAGCTTGCTGCTGAATCTCCTCAGGGTATTCTACGGACACCTGATACGGTGGCTAAATTCCAG AGTGTTCCTGTACAAGCAGGGCAAACTCCTCCATTGTTACAGTATTTTGGGACCCTTTTGACTAGAGGGAAGCTCAATGCATATGAGTCTTTGGAACTATCTCGGCTTGTTGTgaatcaaaacaagaagaacCTCTTGGAAAACTGGTTGGCAGAGGATAAGTTAGAATGCAGTGAAGAACTCGGAGACCTTGTCAAG ACTGTTGATAATGACCTTGctttaaaaatatacatcaaaGCTAGAGCTACTCCAAAAGTCGTTGCAGCTTTTGCAGAGCGAAGGGAGTTTGACAAGATACTGATTTATTCAAAGCAG GTTGGGTACACACCTGATTACATGTTTCTTCTGCAAACAATACTCCGTACGGATCCTCAG GGAGCAGTAAATTTTGCTTTAATGATGTCCCAAATGGAAGGAGGTTGTCCAGTTGACTACAACACTATCACTGATCTTTTCCTTCAG CATTACTCAGAGTTACCTGATATCAAACGTGTAATTGTGAACACACATGCTATTGAGCCACAG GCTCTTGTTGAGTTTTTCGGTACTCTTTCTAGCGAGTGGGCTATGGAGTGCATGAAAGATCTTCTGCTGGTCAACCTGAGAGGCAACCTTCAGATAATCGTTCAG GCTTGCAAGGAGTACTGTGAGCAACTTGGTGTTGAATCATGCATTAAACTCTTTGAGCAATTTAAGTCATACGAAGGGCTGTACTTTTTCCTAGGTTCATATTTGAGTATGAG TGAGGATCCTGAGATTCACTTCAAGTACATTGAAGCAGCTGCCAAGACTGGTCAAATAAAGGAGGTTGAGCGTGTGACTAGAGAGTCTAACTTTTATGATGCTGAAAAGACGAAGAACTTTTTGATGGAAGCTAAGCTTCCTGATGCCCGACCTTTGATAAATGTCTGTGATCGTTTCGGCTTTGTGCCTGATCTTACTCATTACCTCTACACAAACAACATGCTGCGTTATATTGAAGGTTACGTTCAGAAG GTGAATCCTGGGAATGCTCCCTTAGTTGTGGGGCAGTTGCTTGATGACGAATGCCCTGAAG ATTTTATAAAAGGCCTCATTCTTTCTGTTCGTTCATTACTTCCTGTTGAACCCCTTGTCGAGGAATGTGAAAAGAG AAATCGACTCCGGCTCCTCACTCAGTTCTTAGAGCATCTAGTTAGTGAGGGAAGCCAAGATGTGCATGTCCATAATGCCTTGGGTAAAATTATCATAGACAGTAATAACAATCCTGAGCATTTCCTGACCACCAATCCTTACTACGACTCTAAGGTTGTGGGTAAGTACTGCGAGAAACGTGATCCCACTCTGGCTGTTGTGGCATACAGACGAGGACAATGTGATGAGGAACTCATCAATGTCACCAACAAGAACTCTTTGTTCAAGTTACAAGCCAG GTACGTAGTGGAGAGGATGGATGGTGACCTCTGGGAGAAGGTTCTTACGGAAGAAAATGAATATAGGAGGCAACTTATTGACCAAGTTGTGTCTACTGCTTTACCAGAAAGCAAGAGCCCAGAGCAAGTTTCTGCAGCTGTTAAAGCATTCATGACTGCTGATCTGCCGCATGAGCTTATTGAGCTTCTTGAAAAAATTGTGCTTCAAAATTCTGCCTTCAGTGGAAATTTCAATCTGCAAAATCTGCTTATACTGACAGCTATTAAGGCAGATCCGTCTAGAGTTATGGATTACATTAACAGGCTGGATAATTTTGATGGTCCAGCTGTTGGAGAAGTGGCGGTTGATGCGCAATTGTACGAGGAAGCATTTGCGATTTTCAAGAAGTTTAACTTAAATGTTCAGGCTGTCAATGTATTGTTGGATAATGTCAGAAGCATTGAACGTGCTGTTGAATTTGCTTTCCGGGTCGAAGAAGATTCTGTTTGGAGTCAAGTGGCTAAGGCTCAGCTCAGGGATGGACTAGTCAGTGATGCTATTGAGTCCTTTATCCGAGCTGATGATGCCACTCAGTTCCTGGAGGTCATCCGTGCCTCTGAAGATACTAATGTCTATGATGACTTGGTCAGATACCTTTTGATGGTTAGACAGAAGGTGAAGGAACCCAAGGTGGATAGCGAGCTCATCTATGCTTATGCAAAGATTGAAAGGTTGggtgagattgaagaatttaTTCTGATGCCCAACGTTGCTAACCTTCAAAATGTTGGTGACCGCTTGTATGACGAAGCTCTGTATGAGGCTGCAAAGATAATTTATGCATTCATATCGAATTGGGCCAAGCTAGCCGTCacacttgtgaagttgcaaCAGTTCCAAGGTGCTGTTGATGCTGCAAGGAAAGCAAACAGTGCAAAGACATGGAAGGAAGTCTGCTTTGCTTGTGTTGATGCTGAGGAATTCCGACTTGCTCAAATCTGTGGACTTAACATTATCATACAG GTAGATGACCTGGAAGAAGTGAGCGAGTACTACCAGAACAGAGGATGCTTCAATGAATTGATCTCGCTTATGGAGAGTGGACTTGGTCTGGAACGTGCTCACATGGGGATCTTCACCGAGTTGGGTGTACTGTACGCCAGATATCGTTATGAGAAGCTTATGGAACACATCAAATTGTTCTCAACTCGCCTCAATATTCCCAAGCTTATCCGGGCCTGTGATGAACAACAGCATTGGCAGGAACTTACCTATCTTTACATTCAATATGATGAGTTTGATAATGCTGCAACCACTGTCATGAACCATTCTCCTGAAGCATGGGAGCACATGCAATTCAAAGACATCGTTGCCAAGGTTGCAAATGTTGAGCTTTACTATAAGGCCGTTCACTTCTACTTGCAAGAGCATCCTGATATAATCAACGATCTTCTCAATGTGCTTGCTCTGCGGTTAGATCACACGCGTGTCGTTGATATTATGCGCAAG GCTGGTCACTTGCGCCTTATTAAACCATACATGGTTGCAGTTCAGAGCAACAATGTCTCTGCTGTAAATGAAGCTCTGAATGAGATAtacgtagaagaagaagactatgaCAGGTTGCGCGAGTCTATCGATTTGCATGACAGTTTTGACCAGATAGGTCTCGCTCAGAAG ATTGAGAAACACGAGCTTGTCGAAATGAGACGTGTGGCTGCTTATATCTACAAGAAAGCTGGTAGATGGAAGCAATCGATTGCTTTGTCAAAGAAAGATAACATGTACAAGGACTGTATGGAAACTGCTTCACAATCTGGCGACCATGATCTTGCGGAACAACTTCTCGTCTACTTCATTGAACAG GGGAAAAAGGAATGCTTTGCTACATGTCTCTTTGTCTGTTATGACTTAATCAGACCAGACGTTGCTCTAGAACTTGCTTGGATCAACAATATGATCGACTTTGCCTTCCCGTATCTCCTCCAG tTTATCCGAGAATACTCTGGGAAAGTGGATGAGCTAATCAAGGACAAGCTGGAGGCACAAAAAGAGGTGAAGGCCAAAGAACAGGAAGAGAAGGATGTCATGTCCCAACAG AACATGTACGCCCAATTATTGCCACTTGCTTTACCCGCACCACCGATGCCAGGAATGGGAGGTGGTGGGTATGGTCCGCCACCACCAATGGGCGGAATGCCAGGAATGCCTCCAATGCCACCATATGGAATGCCACCGATGGGTGGTTACTAA
- the LOC104766202 gene encoding RING-H2 finger protein ATL66-like yields MTSSSPSPQASMLLYWHDSQYDDRNFQIHGRTLFFAVALLSVVFVFALLTLYIHRSCLPHTPATIIHEPSPDQHTLCVRGGLDPATIRSLPVVLFRREAAEDEDEEEECCICLGGFEEGDKMKLLPPCSHCYHCECVDRWLKTESSCPLCRVSIRVDSSMSLPRQ; encoded by the coding sequence ATGACGTCATCTTCACCGTCTCCACAAGCCTCCATGCTTTTGTACTGGCACGATAGCCAATACGACGACCGCAACTTCCAGATTCATGGCCGAACACTCTTCTTCGCCGTGGCTCTGTTATccgtcgtcttcgtcttcgctCTACTCACTCTCTACATCCACCGGAGCTGCCTACCACACACTCCCGCCACTATTATCCACGAGCCGTCTCCTGATCAACACACGCTCTGCGTCCGAGGAGGGCTTGATCCGGCGACGATTAGAAGCTTGCCCGTGGTGCTTTTCCGGAGAGAAGCGGcggaggatgaggatgaggaggaggagtgtTGTATATGTCTCGGTGGTTTCGAGGAAGGGGATAAGATGAAACTGCTTCCTCCGTGTAGCCATTGTTACCACTGCGAATGTGTGGATCGGTGGCTTAAGACCGAGTCGAGTTGTCCGCTATGCAGAGTTTCCATCCGAGTGGACTCGTCCATGTCGTTGCCAAGGCAATGA